From the genome of Danio aesculapii chromosome 16, fDanAes4.1, whole genome shotgun sequence, one region includes:
- the prss35 gene encoding inactive serine protease 35 produces MGLVPLTLLLSISALAVLGSTTVDDPTGDNDYTWPQRKIPLVQEKQTVHLESSEFLAKPQNDLHGICGIECQQRLPEPSLDDLEQLLSYETMYDNGTRTLTTVTVQDLNVSNDWTGASQLHTRHRREVYGTDTRFTITDKQYSMKYPFSTSVKISTGCSGVLVSPKHVLTAAHCIHNGTDYLDGVQKLSVGVLKERSRRKNGRRGKGRKGKGQRKPEEEEVDENGEIVGKQQERRGKGKGRRNRSRRSTDSEQPSFRWTRVKQMQVPKGWFKGISENVLADYDYAVLELKRAQKTKFMDLGVIPSVKKLPAGRIHFSGFDDDRPGNLVYRFCSVSEESNDLLYQYCDAKPGSSGSGVYIRLKEPGKKKWKRKIIGVFSGHQWVDVNGGQQDYNVAVRITPLKYAQICRWVHGDSSQCRDT; encoded by the coding sequence ATGGGCCTGGTACCCTTAACGCTCCTGCTTTCCATCTCAGCGCTGGCTGTGTTGGGGTCCACCACAGTGGACGATCCCACAGGTGACAATGACTACACCTGGCCACAGAGGAAAATACCACTGGTACAAGAGAAGCAAACTGTGCACCTAGAAAGTTCAGAGTTTCTGGCCAAGCCTCAGAATGATCTTCACGGAATATGTGGCATCGAGTGCCAGCAGCGTCTCCCCGAGCCCAGTCTGGATGATCTGGAGCAGCTACTGTCCTATGAGACCATGTATGACAACGGGACGCGCACTCTCACCACTGTCACCGTACAAGACCTAAATGTGAGCAACGACTGGACAGGAGCATCTCAGTTGCACACTCGGCACAGACGGGAGGTCTACGGCACAGATACACGGTTTACCATCACCGACAAGCAGTACTCCATGAAGTATCCCTTCTCCACTTCTGTGAAGATCTCCACGGGATGTTCTGGAGTGCTGGTGTCTCCCAAACATGTCTTGACAGCAGCTCATTGCATTCACAATGGCACGGACTATCTAGATGGGGTACAGAAACTCAGCGTTGGTGTGTTGAAAGAGCGCTCACGTCGTAAGAATGGACGGAGGGGGAAAGGACGGAAAGGAAAGGGCCAGAGAAAGCCTGAGGAAGAGGAAGTTGATGAAAATGGAGAGATTGTAGGGAAGCAGCAGGAGCGTAGGGGCAAAGGTAAAGGCAGGAGGAATCGGAGCCGTCGTAGTACCGACTCAGAACAGCCTTCATTCCGATGGACAAGGGTGAAACAGATGCAGGTGCCGAAGGGCTGGTTTAAAGGCATTTCGGAAAATGTTTTAGCTGATTATGATTACGCTGTCCTGGAGCTTAAGAGGGCACAGAAGACTAAATTCATGGATCTTGGAGTCATTCCCTCTGTCAAGAAGTTGCCTGCTGGTAGGATCCACTTCTCAGGATTTGATGATGACCGACCAGGCAACTTGGTGTACCGTTTCTGCTCTGTGTCCGAGGAGTCCAATGACCTGCTGTACCAGTATTGTGATGCCAAGCCTGGCTCCAGTGGCTCAGGTGTCTACATTCGCCTCAAAGAACCCGGCAAGAAGAAGTGGAAGCGTAAGATCATTGGGGTGTTCTCGGGTCACCAGTGGGTGGATGTTAATGGGGGGCAGCAGGATTACAACGTGGCTGTCCGAATCACACCTCTAAAGTACGCACAGATCTGCCGCTGGGTCCATGGAGACTCCAGCCAGTGTCGGGACACCTGA